A window from Kovacikia minuta CCNUW1 encodes these proteins:
- a CDS encoding Uma2 family endonuclease, whose protein sequence is MVLPTITEDTIDLSPGDELILRFRNWEDYENLLSRRQDKAGLRIRYNAATRELRIMSPLPKHGKNADILADLVKALLRYQRKDWEAYTPITLKRVSKQGIEPDYCFYIQNRERILGKEEIDLEVDPPPDLVIEIDLTSATKPEDYQAIAAPELWIYRRSQLHIYLFDGQQYQESQTSVQFPNLDLKTFIPEYVDRGWQIGSSIALREFEQFLFAINERPF, encoded by the coding sequence ATGGTATTACCAACCATCACTGAGGACACAATTGATCTTTCTCCCGGAGATGAACTGATCCTGCGATTCAGAAATTGGGAAGACTATGAGAATTTGCTGTCTCGGCGGCAGGATAAAGCCGGATTGAGGATTCGTTATAACGCTGCAACAAGGGAATTGCGGATTATGTCGCCACTGCCAAAACATGGAAAAAATGCGGACATCTTGGCAGATCTCGTTAAAGCATTGCTCCGGTACCAGAGAAAAGATTGGGAAGCGTATACACCAATTACCTTAAAGCGGGTTTCCAAGCAGGGAATTGAACCAGATTATTGTTTTTATATTCAGAATCGAGAACGTATTTTAGGCAAGGAGGAGATCGATCTTGAAGTTGATCCGCCTCCTGATCTGGTGATTGAAATTGATCTGACTTCAGCAACTAAACCAGAGGATTATCAGGCCATCGCTGCCCCAGAACTCTGGATTTATCGGCGCAGTCAACTCCACATTTATTTGTTTGATGGACAGCAATACCAGGAAAGCCAAACCAGTGTGCAGTTTCCTAACCTCGATCTGAAAACATTCATTCCAGAATACGTTGATCGCGGCTGGCAGATCGGTTCAAGTATTGCTTTGCGAGAATTTGAACAGTTTTTATTCGCAATTAATGAGCGTCCATTTTAG
- a CDS encoding endonuclease MutS2, which yields MIQAETLELLEWSRLCQYLSTFAATKLGAIAARHLKIPATLDETQNLLAQTQEVYQLENRLTRGLSFDGISDIGASLERAGSKGILSGEELFAIATTLAGARTLRRVIDDHPDLPVLNELVEDLRTYPELEQEIHRCIDERGQVTDRATPKLSNIREQQRQLRDRVYNTLQNILQRKANAVQEQLITQREGRFVIPVKAPQKDAIPGIVHDTSMSGATLYVEPQATVNLNNQLRQLQRQEEAEAEAVRQALSEQVAAVKDDLERLMAIATTLDLATARARYSLWLEANPPRFVEWGEKQRDEGGGRGDEKKNSSLIPHSSSLSTEPIVLRRLRHPLLVWQHQHEQGKSVVPIDLVIQPHIRVVAITGPNTGGKTVTLKTLGLAILMAKVGLFIPAREPVELPWFDQVLADIGDEQSLQQSLSTFSGHIRRISRILTALEGGSQESGVRSQKVEGAGDRGDGGDGEGGEDAGTRRCGDTETMEREQRINSSPSSLPQDSPNPPPHPLHPTLNPNLKLKTQNSSPTPLSLVLLDEVGAGTDPSEGSALAIALLKYLAEHAGLTVATTHFGELKALKYEDERFENASVEFDDVSLSPTYRLLWGIPGRSNALAIAGRLGLSQEIVQQAQSYVGGASEDVNQVIAGLEAQRRRQETKSQEAAELLESAERLHRQVAQKAATLQERERSLQLAQEQAVQEAIAQAKREIAQVIRQLQQGPMTAQAAQQATDELNQISARQLPSRQQKPKPKPGFQPQVGDRIRIPRLGQTAEVLTAPNEDNELTVRFGLMKMTVALADIESLDGEKALSTQAGKGVRSQEETQNSKLKPQTAAPETPTPTPHPSYSHLAQYP from the coding sequence TTGATTCAGGCTGAAACGCTCGAACTTTTAGAATGGTCTCGCCTCTGCCAATACCTCTCAACCTTTGCTGCAACTAAGTTGGGAGCGATCGCCGCTCGTCATCTCAAAATTCCTGCCACCCTAGACGAAACCCAAAATCTGCTGGCACAAACCCAGGAAGTTTACCAGCTCGAAAATCGTCTTACGCGTGGGTTAAGTTTTGACGGCATCAGCGATATTGGTGCTTCCCTGGAGCGGGCAGGAAGTAAGGGCATTCTGTCCGGTGAAGAACTATTTGCGATCGCGACTACCCTGGCAGGGGCAAGAACGCTACGCCGTGTAATTGACGATCACCCCGATCTACCCGTTCTCAACGAACTGGTTGAAGACCTGCGCACCTATCCCGAACTGGAGCAGGAGATCCACCGCTGCATCGACGAAAGGGGACAGGTCACCGATCGGGCAACCCCCAAACTTAGCAACATTCGGGAACAGCAACGGCAACTGCGCGATCGCGTCTACAATACCCTTCAAAATATCCTGCAACGCAAAGCAAACGCCGTTCAGGAGCAATTAATCACCCAGCGAGAAGGACGCTTTGTGATTCCGGTCAAAGCACCCCAAAAAGACGCCATTCCTGGCATTGTTCACGATACCTCCATGAGTGGTGCCACCCTCTATGTGGAACCCCAGGCAACCGTTAATTTAAACAACCAATTACGCCAGCTTCAACGGCAGGAAGAAGCCGAAGCCGAAGCCGTTAGACAGGCATTAAGCGAACAGGTTGCAGCCGTTAAGGATGACCTGGAAAGACTGATGGCGATCGCCACCACCCTCGACCTTGCCACTGCCCGCGCCCGTTATAGTTTGTGGTTAGAAGCAAATCCGCCCCGGTTTGTAGAGTGGGGAGAGAAGCAAAGGGATGAGGGCGGAGGGAGGGGGGATGAAAAAAAGAATTCATCCCTCATTCCTCATTCCTCATCCCTCTCAACCGAGCCGATCGTGCTGCGCCGCCTGCGCCACCCCCTCCTTGTTTGGCAGCATCAACATGAGCAGGGAAAATCGGTGGTGCCGATCGATTTGGTCATTCAACCGCATATTCGGGTGGTAGCCATTACGGGACCCAACACAGGTGGCAAAACCGTCACCTTAAAAACGCTGGGTTTAGCCATTCTGATGGCAAAGGTTGGGCTTTTTATCCCTGCTCGCGAACCCGTAGAACTACCCTGGTTTGACCAGGTACTCGCCGATATCGGTGACGAACAATCTCTGCAACAAAGCTTGTCTACCTTCTCCGGGCACATTCGCCGGATCAGTCGAATTTTGACAGCCTTAGAAGGGGGGAGCCAGGAGTCAGGAGTCAGGAGCCAGAAGGTGGAAGGAGCGGGAGATAGGGGAGATGGGGGAGATGGGGAAGGTGGGGAAGATGCGGGGACGCGCAGATGCGGGGACACGGAGACAATGGAAAGGGAGCAGAGGATAAATTCTTCTCCCTCCTCCCTCCCTCAAGATTCTCCAAACCCCCCACCCCACCCCCTACACCCCACACTTAATCCAAACTTAAAACTTAAAACTCAAAACTCTTCCCCCACCCCCCTTTCTCTCGTTCTTCTTGATGAAGTGGGAGCTGGAACAGACCCCTCTGAGGGCAGTGCCCTGGCGATCGCCCTGCTAAAATACCTGGCGGAGCATGCGGGGCTAACGGTTGCTACAACCCACTTTGGTGAACTGAAAGCACTGAAGTACGAGGATGAACGATTTGAAAACGCTTCCGTGGAGTTTGATGATGTTTCTCTATCCCCTACCTATCGGTTGCTGTGGGGGATTCCGGGGCGTTCTAATGCCCTGGCGATCGCCGGTCGCCTGGGGCTGAGTCAAGAAATTGTGCAGCAGGCGCAGAGCTATGTGGGGGGTGCTTCCGAGGATGTCAATCAGGTGATTGCAGGTCTGGAAGCCCAGCGAAGACGGCAGGAAACCAAATCTCAAGAAGCAGCCGAACTTCTGGAAAGTGCCGAACGACTGCACCGCCAGGTGGCACAAAAAGCGGCTACCTTGCAGGAGCGGGAGCGATCGTTGCAGTTGGCGCAGGAGCAGGCAGTTCAGGAGGCGATCGCCCAGGCAAAACGCGAGATTGCCCAGGTAATTCGCCAACTCCAGCAGGGACCGATGACTGCCCAGGCAGCTCAGCAGGCAACCGATGAGCTGAACCAAATCTCGGCGCGACAATTGCCCTCCCGCCAACAAAAGCCGAAACCCAAACCGGGCTTTCAACCCCAGGTGGGCGATCGTATCCGCATTCCCCGTCTTGGACAAACCGCCGAAGTCCTGACTGCCCCCAACGAAGATAACGAACTCACCGTTCGCTTCGGCTTGATGAAAATGACGGTCGCGTTAGCAGATATTGAGTCGCTGGATGGAGAAAAAGCACTCAGCACCCAGGCAGGCAAAGGAGTCAGGAGCCAGGAGGAAACTCAAAACTCAAAACTTAAACCTCAAACCGCTGCTCCCGAAACCCCCACCCCCACCCCCCACCCCAGTTATTCGCACCTCGCGCAATACCCTTGA
- a CDS encoding Smr/MutS family protein produces MIERAIAQAHDSGVLWVIHGHGTGKLRQGVHAFLQQHPQVDRYQLAEQSDGGAGVTIAYLH; encoded by the coding sequence TTGATTGAGCGGGCGATCGCCCAGGCCCACGATAGCGGGGTTCTATGGGTTATTCATGGTCATGGGACAGGAAAACTGCGACAGGGAGTGCATGCCTTTTTGCAACAGCACCCCCAGGTCGATCGCTACCAACTGGCTGAGCAATCAGACGGCGGGGCAGGTGTCACGATCGCTTACTTGCATTGA
- a CDS encoding class I SAM-dependent methyltransferase: protein MFNLRFTIQNLKSFLISIVVLLLLFWSVPTPTLAGNLSSAQNSPPLSLSLFPFSPSLFPPPFSLLPSTDSDEPVYQERVVHSPDGIGKFYLGREISQIMGHLGAAWLERPTRQFEEQPQELVNALHLKPTDVVADIGAGTGYFSFLISPLVPQGKVLAVDIQPEMLEIIETAKQEQQINNVEPVLGTDTNPNLEPASIDLALLVDAYHEFEYPKEMMQAIAAALKPNGRVILVEYRGENPFVPIKALHKMTQKQARKEMAAVGLVWQETMNFLPQQHVIVFGKKEAKES from the coding sequence ATGTTCAATTTAAGGTTCACAATTCAAAATCTAAAGTCCTTTCTGATTTCGATCGTTGTTCTGCTCCTTCTGTTCTGGTCAGTTCCCACTCCTACCCTGGCAGGCAACCTTTCATCGGCTCAAAATTCACCTCCTCTATCTCTTAGTCTTTTCCCCTTTTCCCCCTCCCTTTTCCCCCCTCCCTTCTCCCTTCTCCCTTCCACTGATTCCGATGAACCTGTTTACCAGGAAAGGGTTGTTCATAGCCCTGACGGAATTGGTAAGTTCTACCTGGGACGGGAGATTTCCCAGATTATGGGACATCTGGGAGCCGCCTGGCTGGAACGTCCAACGCGGCAATTTGAGGAGCAGCCCCAGGAATTGGTAAATGCCCTGCACCTAAAACCAACGGACGTGGTTGCAGATATTGGGGCGGGAACTGGATATTTTAGTTTTCTAATCAGTCCATTGGTGCCCCAGGGAAAAGTGCTGGCAGTCGATATTCAGCCAGAAATGCTGGAGATAATCGAGACAGCGAAGCAGGAGCAGCAGATTAACAATGTGGAACCTGTATTGGGCACTGACACAAATCCCAATCTAGAACCTGCAAGTATTGATCTGGCGCTCCTAGTAGATGCTTACCATGAGTTTGAGTATCCAAAGGAGATGATGCAGGCGATCGCCGCAGCCCTGAAACCCAACGGTCGGGTCATTCTGGTGGAATATCGGGGTGAAAATCCATTTGTTCCAATCAAAGCGCTGCACAAGATGACCCAGAAGCAAGCCCGCAAGGAAATGGCAGCCGTTGGTTTGGTCTGGCAGGAAACGATGAATTTCTTACCACAACAGCATGTAATAGTGTTTGGCAAAAAAGAGGCGAAAGAGAGTTGA
- a CDS encoding DUF456 domain-containing protein, protein MELTYLYWLLVAVMVVGIVGAVVPAIPGISLIAGAIFIWGLVKGFSSVSIALAVAIVFLLLSVGIDFLATYLGARQAGASKWGQIGAMVGLVVGILGLLPALPVGGPLFGIILGPLLGALVGEFLFRRDLKLAAKAAVGIVVGTVVGNLIQGVLAIAAVVVFLWTTWPVEQ, encoded by the coding sequence ATGGAACTCACCTACCTCTACTGGTTACTCGTCGCTGTCATGGTGGTTGGCATTGTCGGTGCAGTCGTGCCAGCAATTCCAGGCATCAGCTTAATCGCAGGAGCCATTTTCATTTGGGGCTTAGTGAAGGGCTTCAGTAGCGTGAGCATTGCCCTTGCTGTGGCGATCGTTTTTCTCCTGCTGAGTGTTGGAATTGATTTCCTGGCAACGTATTTGGGCGCAAGGCAAGCGGGAGCCAGCAAATGGGGTCAGATTGGCGCGATGGTTGGGCTGGTGGTTGGCATTCTGGGACTTCTGCCAGCATTACCTGTGGGCGGCCCCCTGTTCGGGATTATTCTGGGACCCTTGCTGGGAGCCTTAGTTGGCGAATTTCTCTTCAGACGGGACTTAAAGTTGGCAGCCAAAGCAGCCGTTGGAATTGTGGTCGGTACGGTGGTTGGCAATCTGATTCAAGGCGTGTTGGCGATCGCAGCAGTCGTCGTTTTCCTATGGACAACCTGGCCCGTTGAGCAGTAG
- a CDS encoding cofactor assembly of complex C subunit B produces the protein MAKSDPNWVLRLLPIAVGGLAGCLLLVNRWLTADLTDSQARSDALGVILSAVLILTGLLWQQVQPRPPESVTLMGEEGFELEPDLPDGVKTELAWASHLLLTNTVTRSLLVWYDGKVLLRRGILSAKREVKPGPILQRVLDKQKPVYLVALKLYPGRVEFDYLPENTQGLICQPLGSRGALILAANAPRSYTRQDENWISSIADKLENTLRQEGNE, from the coding sequence ATGGCTAAATCTGATCCCAATTGGGTTTTGCGACTGCTGCCGATCGCGGTTGGCGGGCTGGCAGGCTGTTTGCTTCTGGTAAACCGTTGGTTGACGGCTGACTTGACCGATTCTCAGGCGCGGTCAGATGCCCTGGGCGTAATCTTGAGTGCCGTCCTGATTCTAACGGGTTTGCTCTGGCAACAGGTGCAACCGCGCCCGCCTGAAAGCGTGACCTTAATGGGTGAGGAAGGGTTTGAGCTGGAACCGGACTTGCCCGATGGGGTGAAAACGGAGCTTGCCTGGGCATCCCATCTGTTGTTGACCAATACGGTGACCCGATCGCTACTCGTCTGGTATGACGGCAAAGTTCTCCTGCGGCGAGGAATTTTGTCAGCAAAGCGAGAGGTTAAACCGGGACCCATTTTGCAGCGGGTTCTGGACAAGCAAAAACCTGTTTATTTAGTCGCCCTGAAACTTTATCCAGGACGAGTTGAGTTTGACTACCTGCCAGAAAACACCCAGGGACTGATCTGCCAACCCCTGGGCAGTCGAGGCGCGCTGATCCTGGCAGCCAACGCTCCCCGTAGCTACACCCGCCAGGACGAAAACTGGATTAGCTCGATCGCCGACAAGCTGGAAAACACCTTGCGCCAGGAGGGGAACGAGTAA
- a CDS encoding FAD-dependent monooxygenase family protein — MTLTEQFLSQVPGSPLEGLRRADALWQSLREGTLPVPNVVQESAQPIAIEWDVVISGGTLGILLGAALAQRGWRVALLERGMLRGRDQEWNISRKELQVFVELGLLTEAEVGQAIATEYNPARVSFLEGQEIWVTDVLNIGVDPVFLLETLQTKVSVLGGAVV; from the coding sequence ATGACTTTGACTGAGCAATTTCTTTCTCAAGTTCCAGGCAGTCCCCTGGAGGGGTTACGCCGGGCTGATGCGCTGTGGCAATCGCTGCGAGAGGGAACCCTCCCAGTGCCCAATGTGGTACAGGAGAGTGCGCAACCGATCGCGATCGAGTGGGATGTGGTTATCTCAGGTGGGACGTTGGGAATTTTGCTGGGGGCAGCACTGGCGCAACGGGGGTGGCGGGTAGCATTGCTTGAGCGGGGCATGCTGCGGGGACGCGACCAGGAATGGAACATTTCCCGCAAAGAGTTGCAGGTGTTTGTAGAGTTGGGGTTACTGACGGAAGCAGAGGTGGGGCAAGCGATCGCCACTGAATACAACCCGGCGCGGGTCAGTTTTCTAGAGGGGCAGGAGATTTGGGTCACGGATGTGCTGAACATCGGCGTTGATCCGGTGTTTCTGCTGGAAACGTTGCAAACAAAAGTTTCTGTCCTGGGGGGGGCAGTTGTTTGA
- a CDS encoding cyclic nucleotide-binding domain-containing protein, which yields MKRALYLLAELSDRDFNWWVTVGKRKQIPAGTVLIQEGQPIDALYLVLDGTLSVTAEVLEGKEIATLSGGEIVGEMSFVDARPPSATVTALEDTVVWVIPRPQLAAKLLQDTAFAAHFYHAIAAFLSDRVRGTVSRLGYSRYPQLNQGTESANNLNPEISATLELAKVRLDWLLNRLKDT from the coding sequence GTGAAAAGAGCGCTGTATCTTCTGGCGGAGTTGAGCGATCGCGATTTCAACTGGTGGGTTACGGTGGGTAAGCGGAAGCAAATTCCGGCGGGTACCGTTTTGATTCAGGAGGGGCAACCGATCGATGCCCTCTATTTAGTTCTGGATGGAACGCTTTCGGTGACGGCTGAGGTGTTAGAGGGTAAAGAAATTGCAACCCTGTCCGGTGGCGAAATTGTCGGAGAAATGTCCTTTGTGGATGCACGCCCCCCTTCAGCAACGGTCACAGCGTTGGAAGATACTGTCGTTTGGGTGATTCCCCGTCCTCAATTAGCAGCGAAGCTATTACAAGACACTGCCTTTGCTGCCCACTTTTATCATGCGATCGCCGCTTTTCTGTCCGATCGGGTGCGGGGCACTGTTAGTCGGCTGGGTTATAGCCGTTATCCCCAGTTGAATCAAGGGACGGAATCGGCAAACAACCTGAATCCTGAAATCTCCGCCACTCTGGAACTGGCAAAGGTTCGACTGGACTGGTTGCTGAATCGCTTGAAGGACACCTGA